In a single window of the Ruminococcus albus 7 = DSM 20455 genome:
- a CDS encoding EAL domain-containing protein, producing MINSKKRIALFVGQADEAYQSRFITGFLENAFALDMDTCVFAMYHKYQDTASREKGESNIFTLMRAEHFDGAVVLADSIQTAGAADRLEEWLHENFHKPVLMVETKSRYFPSVYTDCCEPIDALVEHLVSVHGAADIAFLCGKKWHEHSQLRLHAVRSALEKRGLSLPEDRIIYGDFWYLSGEVCADLLTAGDKKLPDAVICANDCMAIGLCQALEERGISVPDEIAVISYDSTFEGRSSPKPVTSAVIPAKELGCYAAGYMADKLEGRETQPFYAAPQIFIGESCGCCHKENDDPELSLQRKSWDTVISREGFASVNNAMADDIISQTDLAGFTGMVYSYAFQLGAESFHLCIGDMWRYMGKSSDVHFGNDGYPDKMIYAVRFNKSHKDGIAGLDISFDSRLLLPDLLDEHEKPRAVFFTPVFCENNCFGYAAVEYGDEARSYDKVYREWIRLVSKGLESLRRYLETNRIQEQLNALKSSKFSALSFAYDTLDPDEKADYELVTRILDGNLFKYKFQPIVNTVDGSVFSYEVLMRSDAERSIPPLAIVRYADMQNRLVDIERSTFMNVLEIVKNKADKLNGAKIFINSIPGVQLADDDLAKVEEYLDLLTDTVVVELTEEAEMGDDELERMKSILKRHKTKIAVDDYGTGYSNVSNLLRYMPDYVKIDRTLISEIQIKPQKQHFVKEMISFCHDNGIRALAEGVETAEELRTAIMLGADLIQGFYTGKPESDLIPEISENVRREISEYHYEFTSGVVVQKYIAGKTNRVSLSALIKENFSEIVVGRGEMIYKDITVYGAPGLNSNVHITVEPGYKGRITLENISLLGDKNFQCIDIGEGADVTLVLSGDNVLRNSGITAAPTSRLTVEGDGNLVIVLNSKEFCGIGNMPDKTSGELIFEHSGTIEIKGHGSTGVCIGGGTGGKVRIFSGQFLLSSNSSKAVCIGSLTGDANVLIDSCNIIIDLNTNEGAAIGSVTGNTKASITKCSFRAQCDGSDIVGIGTVRGENTHVSVDISSMDIDMSGISLTGIGALRGSTNCELTSTVLKMTMSGVDSLAVGGYSDDTFIRMNRCDSRWDVRNNTGKDCHANEKNFSIINGLGRFTVNGSEIIRESSIG from the coding sequence ATGATCAACAGCAAAAAACGTATCGCTTTATTCGTCGGACAAGCAGACGAAGCCTATCAGAGCAGATTTATAACAGGATTCCTGGAGAACGCTTTTGCGCTCGATATGGATACCTGTGTGTTTGCTATGTACCATAAATATCAGGACACCGCATCGCGTGAAAAGGGCGAATCAAATATATTCACGCTGATGAGGGCGGAGCATTTCGACGGGGCTGTCGTACTGGCTGACAGCATACAGACCGCAGGTGCCGCTGACCGTCTGGAGGAATGGCTGCACGAGAACTTCCACAAGCCTGTACTCATGGTAGAAACCAAAAGCAGGTACTTTCCCAGTGTATACACCGACTGCTGCGAGCCCATAGATGCTCTGGTAGAGCATCTTGTGTCGGTACACGGTGCTGCTGACATAGCATTCCTCTGCGGCAAGAAGTGGCATGAGCACTCACAGCTGCGACTTCACGCGGTACGCAGTGCGCTGGAAAAACGCGGGCTCTCGCTGCCCGAGGACAGGATCATATACGGAGATTTCTGGTACCTCAGCGGTGAGGTATGTGCTGACCTGCTGACCGCAGGCGACAAGAAGCTCCCCGATGCGGTGATATGCGCAAACGACTGTATGGCGATAGGACTGTGTCAGGCATTAGAGGAAAGGGGCATATCAGTACCCGATGAGATAGCGGTCATCAGCTATGACTCCACATTTGAGGGACGTTCATCCCCGAAGCCTGTGACTTCGGCTGTGATACCTGCAAAGGAGCTGGGCTGCTATGCGGCAGGATATATGGCTGACAAGCTCGAAGGACGGGAAACTCAGCCCTTCTATGCGGCACCTCAGATATTCATCGGTGAGAGCTGCGGCTGCTGTCACAAGGAGAATGATGACCCCGAGCTCAGCCTGCAGAGAAAAAGCTGGGACACTGTCATATCCCGTGAGGGCTTTGCATCGGTGAACAATGCTATGGCTGATGATATCATATCCCAGACAGACCTGGCAGGATTTACGGGCATGGTATACTCCTATGCTTTCCAGCTGGGCGCTGAGAGCTTCCACCTGTGCATAGGCGATATGTGGAGATACATGGGCAAGAGCAGCGATGTACACTTCGGCAACGACGGCTACCCCGATAAGATGATATACGCCGTAAGGTTCAACAAGAGCCACAAGGACGGCATAGCAGGACTGGACATATCCTTTGACAGCCGGCTGCTGCTTCCGGACCTGCTGGACGAACATGAAAAACCCAGGGCTGTATTCTTCACGCCCGTATTCTGTGAGAACAACTGCTTCGGCTACGCCGCTGTGGAATACGGTGACGAAGCACGAAGCTATGACAAGGTATACCGTGAGTGGATAAGGCTGGTATCCAAGGGTCTGGAATCACTCAGGAGATATCTGGAAACCAACCGCATACAGGAACAGCTCAATGCCCTGAAGAGCAGTAAATTCTCGGCACTTAGTTTTGCATACGACACCCTTGATCCCGATGAGAAGGCGGACTACGAGCTGGTGACACGTATCCTCGACGGCAACCTTTTCAAGTACAAATTCCAGCCCATAGTCAACACCGTTGACGGCTCGGTATTCTCCTACGAAGTCCTTATGCGCTCCGACGCGGAAAGGAGCATACCTCCGCTGGCTATAGTAAGGTATGCGGATATGCAGAACAGGCTGGTGGATATAGAAAGATCCACATTTATGAACGTGCTGGAGATAGTAAAGAACAAGGCTGACAAGCTCAACGGCGCTAAGATATTCATAAACAGCATACCCGGTGTACAGCTCGCTGATGATGACCTTGCCAAGGTGGAGGAGTACCTTGATCTGCTGACGGATACGGTAGTTGTAGAGCTTACCGAGGAAGCCGAGATGGGTGATGACGAGCTGGAAAGAATGAAGTCCATACTTAAGCGGCACAAGACCAAGATAGCCGTCGATGACTACGGCACAGGGTATTCAAACGTAAGTAATCTGCTGAGGTATATGCCTGACTATGTAAAGATAGACAGGACCCTCATAAGCGAGATACAGATAAAACCCCAGAAGCAGCACTTCGTAAAGGAAATGATAAGCTTCTGTCACGATAACGGCATAAGAGCACTGGCTGAGGGCGTTGAGACCGCAGAGGAGCTCAGGACTGCCATAATGCTGGGTGCGGATCTGATACAGGGCTTCTACACAGGCAAGCCCGAAAGCGATCTTATACCCGAGATAAGCGAGAATGTAAGGCGCGAGATATCGGAGTACCACTATGAATTCACATCGGGAGTAGTGGTGCAGAAATACATCGCAGGCAAGACAAACAGAGTATCTCTTTCGGCACTGATAAAGGAGAACTTCAGCGAGATAGTTGTGGGCAGGGGCGAGATGATATACAAGGATATCACGGTATACGGCGCACCGGGACTGAACTCCAACGTGCATATAACCGTAGAGCCGGGATACAAGGGCAGGATAACCCTTGAAAATATATCCCTGCTGGGTGACAAGAATTTCCAGTGCATAGATATCGGTGAGGGTGCGGATGTTACGCTGGTGCTTTCGGGCGATAACGTGCTGAGAAATTCGGGCATAACCGCAGCACCCACATCACGGCTGACGGTAGAGGGTGACGGCAATCTTGTTATAGTGCTCAACTCCAAGGAATTCTGCGGTATTGGCAATATGCCTGACAAGACCTCGGGCGAGCTGATATTTGAACACAGCGGCACAATAGAGATAAAGGGTCACGGCAGCACAGGAGTGTGCATAGGCGGCGGCACGGGCGGAAAGGTCAGGATATTCAGCGGACAGTTCCTGCTCAGTTCAAACAGCAGCAAGGCAGTATGCATAGGCTCACTGACGGGAGATGCCAATGTGCTGATAGACAGCTGCAATATCATCATAGACCTCAATACCAATGAGGGTGCTGCTATAGGCTCGGTAACGGGCAATACAAAGGCATCCATAACCAAATGCTCGTTCAGGGCACAGTGCGACGGCTCGGATATAGTGGGCATAGGCACAGTCAGGGGCGAGAACACTCACGTATCTGTGGATATATCAAGCATGGATATAGATATGAGCGGCATATCACTGACGGGTATAGGTGCGCTGCGCGGCTCCACAAACTGTGAGCTGACCTCCACGGTACTGAAAATGACGATGTCGGGTGTGGATTCACTGGCTGTGGGCGGATATTCCGATGATACCTTCATACGCATGAACCGCTGTGATTCAAGGTGGGACGTGCGCAACAACACCGGAAAGGACTGCCACGCAAATGAGAAGAATTTCAGCATAATAAACGGTCTGGGAAGATTTACGGTAAACGGCAGCGAGATAATAAGAGAAAGCAGTATCGGATAA
- a CDS encoding aldo/keto reductase: MNDNKVKWGIMGTAGIASWGTIPGMLKADSCELYAIAGRSLEKAEAFRERFGFKKAYKGYEALLEDPEVEVVYVPLPNDIHSEWVIKALKARKHVICEKPMAMNEMELRSMFAAARENGVLLMEAFAYLHSPYIARLKEIVSSGEIGDIDYIDTAFLTQGYSDDFRLRKEQGGGGIYDLGCYCTSMILSLVDSPMEYIKADAELDGTGVDHMASVMVRFENGVRASFNAGMILGTDTSDRYDRLFIHGSKGYIRSDVEYNGEGELSFTVTVKGEDGSRNSRTEKVSAGSNYALEFRQMNECIRGKAAPYITEEFSVRNMRLLDSILDAVGYGSYLSTEKGGVQTILDALEAGYRYIDTAAFYGNEEQIGEAIAVSGIDRDDIFLCSKVWRDDLGREKTLRSFEDSCRRLRTDHLDMYLIHWPKNSPDDKDWIDKVRASWRAMEELYEQGRIKVIGLSNFLPHHIRPLLQTARIRPMVDQLELHAGYMQEYALAYLGKEGILPQAWSPLGRAKLLDDSRISAIAEKYGCTNAALLLRYLNQRGIPVIPKASTKERMRENLDIFGFRISDDDMSYLSCLPCSGWSGEHPDL; this comes from the coding sequence ATGAATGATAACAAAGTAAAATGGGGCATTATGGGCACAGCAGGTATAGCATCGTGGGGGACTATCCCGGGGATGCTGAAGGCGGATAGTTGTGAGCTGTATGCCATAGCAGGCAGGAGCCTTGAAAAAGCCGAAGCCTTCAGGGAAAGATTCGGATTCAAAAAGGCGTATAAGGGCTATGAGGCTCTGCTTGAAGACCCCGAGGTGGAGGTTGTATATGTTCCGCTGCCTAACGATATCCACAGCGAGTGGGTGATAAAGGCGCTTAAAGCCCGTAAACACGTGATCTGCGAAAAGCCGATGGCTATGAATGAGATGGAGCTTCGCAGTATGTTCGCGGCGGCAAGGGAGAACGGCGTGCTGCTCATGGAGGCTTTTGCGTATCTCCACAGTCCGTACATCGCAAGGCTGAAAGAGATCGTATCATCGGGGGAGATAGGGGATATAGACTATATTGATACTGCCTTCCTTACGCAGGGCTATTCCGACGATTTCAGGCTCCGCAAGGAACAGGGCGGCGGCGGTATATATGACCTGGGCTGCTACTGCACCTCTATGATACTTTCCCTCGTAGATTCACCTATGGAGTACATAAAGGCTGATGCCGAGCTTGACGGCACTGGTGTTGACCACATGGCTTCTGTTATGGTGAGGTTTGAAAACGGTGTCAGGGCTTCTTTCAATGCAGGAATGATACTGGGTACAGATACCTCCGACAGATACGACAGGCTGTTTATACACGGCTCAAAGGGGTATATCCGTTCCGATGTGGAGTATAACGGTGAGGGGGAGCTCTCCTTTACCGTGACCGTCAAGGGCGAAGACGGCAGCAGGAACTCACGCACCGAAAAAGTCAGCGCAGGCTCTAACTACGCCCTTGAATTCCGGCAGATGAATGAGTGCATAAGGGGCAAGGCAGCGCCCTATATCACCGAGGAATTCTCTGTAAGGAATATGCGCCTGCTTGACAGCATACTTGATGCGGTGGGCTACGGCTCGTACCTATCAACGGAAAAAGGCGGTGTACAGACTATCCTGGATGCCCTTGAGGCAGGATACCGCTATATAGATACAGCAGCCTTCTACGGCAACGAGGAACAGATAGGTGAAGCCATAGCAGTATCGGGCATTGACCGTGATGATATATTCCTCTGCAGCAAGGTGTGGCGCGATGACCTTGGCAGGGAAAAGACCCTGAGATCATTTGAGGATTCATGCCGCAGACTGAGAACGGATCATCTGGATATGTACCTTATACACTGGCCAAAGAACAGCCCCGATGACAAGGACTGGATCGATAAGGTGAGGGCGTCATGGAGGGCTATGGAGGAACTGTATGAGCAGGGAAGGATAAAGGTGATAGGATTATCGAACTTCCTGCCACACCATATAAGACCTCTCCTGCAGACCGCCAGGATTCGTCCCATGGTAGATCAGCTGGAACTCCACGCGGGGTATATGCAGGAGTATGCCCTTGCATATCTCGGCAAAGAGGGCATACTCCCTCAGGCATGGAGCCCTCTCGGCAGAGCGAAGCTGCTGGATGACAGCAGGATATCTGCCATAGCCGAAAAGTACGGCTGTACCAATGCCGCACTATTATTAAGGTACCTTAACCAGCGTGGCATACCTGTTATACCGAAGGCATCCACAAAGGAGAGGATGAGGGAAAACCTTGATATCTTCGGGTTCAGGATATCCGATGATGATATGTCATACCTCTCCTGCCTGCCCTGCAGCGGCTGGTCGGGAGAACATCCCGATCTCTGA
- a CDS encoding diaminopimelate dehydrogenase encodes MSNIRIGIVGYGNLGRGVELAIRQNPDTELAAVFTRRDPSSLKILTEGVGVYSVNDVADFKDKIDVLILCGGSATDLPVQTPKFAELFNVIDSFDTHARIPEHFANVDAAAKKGGNVSVISVGWDPGMFSVQRLYGSCILPEGKDYTFWGKGVSQGHSDAIRRVEGVADGKQYTVPVQAAVDAVRNGEDPELTTRQKHTRECFVVAEEGADKAKIEETIKTMPNYFSDYDTTVNFISQEELNKNHSGIPHGGFVFRSGKTGVNGETRHIIEYSLKLGSNPEFTSSILVAYARAAVRLQKEGAAGCKTVFDIAPAYLSPKSGEELRASML; translated from the coding sequence ATGAGCAATATTCGTATAGGTATAGTCGGCTACGGCAACCTCGGCAGAGGTGTTGAACTGGCAATAAGACAGAATCCCGACACCGAGCTGGCTGCTGTATTCACAAGAAGAGATCCCTCTTCACTGAAAATACTCACTGAGGGCGTAGGTGTATACTCAGTTAATGATGTGGCTGATTTCAAGGACAAGATAGACGTACTTATCCTCTGCGGCGGCAGTGCTACCGATCTGCCTGTGCAGACACCCAAGTTCGCTGAGCTGTTCAACGTTATCGACAGCTTTGATACTCACGCAAGGATCCCCGAGCACTTCGCAAACGTTGATGCTGCTGCAAAGAAGGGCGGCAACGTAAGCGTTATATCCGTGGGCTGGGATCCCGGTATGTTCTCCGTACAGAGACTTTACGGCAGCTGCATACTCCCCGAGGGCAAGGATTACACCTTCTGGGGCAAGGGCGTATCTCAGGGACATTCAGACGCTATCAGAAGAGTTGAGGGCGTTGCTGACGGCAAGCAGTACACTGTACCCGTACAGGCAGCTGTTGACGCAGTAAGAAACGGCGAAGACCCCGAGCTGACCACAAGACAGAAGCATACAAGAGAGTGCTTCGTTGTTGCTGAGGAGGGCGCTGACAAGGCTAAGATAGAGGAAACTATCAAGACCATGCCCAACTACTTCTCCGACTATGACACCACTGTAAACTTCATATCTCAGGAGGAGCTGAACAAGAACCACAGCGGTATACCTCACGGCGGCTTCGTATTCAGAAGCGGCAAGACTGGTGTTAACGGCGAGACCCGTCACATCATCGAGTACAGCCTGAAGCTGGGCTCCAACCCTGAGTTTACTTCCAGCATACTCGTAGCTTATGCAAGAGCTGCTGTAAGACTTCAGAAGGAAGGCGCAGCAGGCTGCAAGACAGTATTCGATATCGCACCTGCATACCTCTCTCCCAAGAGCGGCGAGGAACTGAGAGCATCAATGCTCTGA
- a CDS encoding terminase small subunit yields MQITPTKFAKMFVRTRNGSESAVRLGAGPEEAKALEADMLARKSVRRAIRKLDSEDEQNLCYVKTGLSRLAFGSINDAAALLFAEEPTREQVLSADLFNVAEIKKVKGGGVEMKFYDRQKALEKLVELDPELREVSAAQEFLNAVYAGSHDIGDMTEEKGDDEDE; encoded by the coding sequence ATGCAGATAACACCAACTAAATTTGCGAAGATGTTCGTGAGGACAAGAAACGGTTCGGAGAGTGCGGTGAGGCTTGGAGCAGGACCCGAGGAGGCTAAGGCGCTTGAAGCGGATATGCTGGCGAGAAAGTCCGTAAGACGTGCGATACGCAAGCTGGACAGTGAGGATGAACAGAACCTGTGTTATGTGAAGACGGGGCTATCGCGCCTTGCTTTCGGGAGCATAAACGATGCGGCGGCTCTGCTTTTTGCGGAGGAACCTACGAGGGAACAGGTGCTTTCGGCTGACCTTTTCAATGTTGCGGAGATAAAGAAGGTCAAGGGGGGCGGTGTTGAGATGAAATTTTATGACAGGCAGAAGGCTCTGGAGAAACTGGTGGAGCTTGACCCTGAGCTGAGGGAGGTATCGGCGGCGCAGGAGTTTCTGAATGCGGTATATGCAGGTTCCCACGATATAGGGGATATGACGGAGGAAAAGGGTGATGATGAAGATGAGTAA
- a CDS encoding PBSX family phage terminase large subunit, whose translation MFSPKQRFLFKWWANPEYRRYDGIICDGAVRSGKTSCMALSFLMWSMGRFEGNNFGLCGKTIIGLRRNLVTELLKWAEKLGFTVTENVSKNYMDVDFAGKRNRYYLFGGRDEASSALIQGVTLAGILLDETALMPRSFVEQAVARCSVRGSKLWFNCNPDNPYHWFKREWIDKAAEKNLLYIHFELKDNPSLSEEVKRRYERLYSGAFYERFVLGRWSAAEGLIYPMFDEKKYVCDKAPDDCERFAVSCDYGTVNPSSFGLWGLKDDIWYRIGEYYYDSAKEGSRRTDEEHYDALEELAGDRDIDYVVCDPSAASFIQCIRRHGKFRVIQAKNDVVTGIRRTQDMIRGGRLMICRGCEDILREFTMYRWEEESGRDRPIKENDHAMDDMRYFVCSAEEDTGGGFAAISV comes from the coding sequence ATGTTTTCACCGAAGCAGAGGTTTCTGTTCAAGTGGTGGGCGAACCCTGAGTACCGACGGTACGACGGGATAATCTGCGACGGTGCGGTGAGGTCGGGAAAGACAAGCTGTATGGCGCTGAGTTTTCTGATGTGGTCTATGGGGCGGTTCGAGGGGAATAATTTCGGGCTGTGCGGTAAGACCATAATCGGGCTGAGGAGAAATCTTGTGACGGAACTGCTGAAATGGGCGGAGAAGCTGGGTTTCACGGTGACGGAGAATGTATCGAAGAACTACATGGATGTGGATTTTGCCGGAAAGAGGAACAGGTACTACCTTTTCGGCGGAAGGGATGAAGCATCGTCGGCGCTGATACAGGGTGTCACGCTGGCTGGGATACTTCTGGACGAAACTGCGCTTATGCCGCGGAGCTTTGTGGAGCAGGCGGTGGCGAGGTGTTCGGTGAGGGGTTCGAAGCTGTGGTTCAACTGCAACCCCGACAATCCCTATCACTGGTTCAAGCGTGAATGGATAGACAAAGCGGCGGAGAAAAATCTGCTGTACATACATTTTGAGCTGAAGGACAACCCCTCGCTGAGCGAGGAAGTGAAAAGGCGTTACGAAAGGCTTTATTCGGGTGCGTTTTACGAGAGGTTCGTTCTGGGGCGGTGGAGTGCGGCTGAGGGACTTATCTATCCCATGTTTGACGAGAAAAAATATGTGTGCGATAAAGCACCCGATGATTGCGAAAGGTTCGCGGTGAGCTGTGACTACGGGACAGTCAATCCGAGCAGTTTCGGGCTTTGGGGACTGAAGGACGACATATGGTACAGGATAGGGGAGTACTACTACGACTCGGCTAAAGAGGGCAGCAGGAGGACGGACGAGGAACACTATGACGCGCTGGAAGAACTGGCGGGGGACAGGGATATAGACTATGTGGTGTGTGATCCCTCGGCGGCATCTTTCATACAGTGCATACGCAGACATGGGAAATTCCGTGTGATACAGGCGAAGAACGATGTGGTGACGGGTATACGCAGGACACAGGACATGATACGCGGCGGACGGCTGATGATATGCAGGGGTTGCGAGGACATACTCCGTGAGTTTACCATGTACCGCTGGGAGGAAGAAAGCGGCAGAGACCGTCCCATAAAGGAGAACGATCATGCTATGGACGATATGAGGTACTTTGTGTGTTCGGCAGAGGAAGATACGGGCGGCGGATTCGCGGCGATATCGGTATGA
- a CDS encoding WG repeat-containing protein has translation MNKLFRSAIAAAASALIFTGCTFPGSTKNSGSDDMSNTYNFNITENNDTEQIYSWLIKPSIQADNIISFDASRIDPDTADNRTYLNYSVVRYNSKYGLIDYAGNYVVKPAYDDYYICPCGEIVLVNIIDERNNEYEYCTLDKDKKVTSYPAHTDYTTPVYYLDIKSQKVFEGKLGSKNVTEYTGKKAVAVTEANVEMDDYGNPEVSVPEDALCGLAKNGELLTEMIYTASYAPLYKGAGSTLIAFRNEEDKWGYLDADGNTVIDFICDGDPNAYNGMMTDDPNVVHPYLFCDDYVPVYKDGYYSYYDFSGEQVVRAGEFSQARPINNGRAWVKQNDFWGVIQVGDIIEEERPKDDSSSQLTTTTSGTVYWTTTEASTSQAGSTDWADIVTDANGNPVTSDTTWSDPSVIDTGIPDNTDPGIIDTDISDQGGNVDPYDPNTPDPGIQDPVVTPAPDYTDPNIEAPY, from the coding sequence ATGAACAAATTATTTCGCAGTGCCATAGCTGCGGCAGCATCAGCATTGATATTCACAGGCTGCACTTTCCCGGGTTCAACCAAAAACAGCGGCAGCGACGATATGTCAAACACCTACAACTTCAACATCACCGAAAATAACGATACCGAACAGATATACAGCTGGCTGATAAAGCCGTCTATACAGGCTGATAATATAATCTCATTCGATGCCAGCAGGATAGACCCCGATACTGCCGATAACCGTACATACCTCAACTACTCAGTTGTCAGGTATAACAGCAAGTACGGTCTTATCGACTACGCAGGCAACTACGTGGTAAAGCCTGCCTACGATGACTACTATATTTGCCCCTGCGGTGAGATAGTACTTGTGAACATAATCGATGAACGCAACAATGAATACGAGTACTGCACTCTGGATAAGGATAAAAAGGTGACCTCTTATCCTGCCCACACCGATTACACCACCCCTGTTTACTACCTTGATATAAAGTCACAGAAGGTATTCGAGGGCAAACTCGGAAGCAAAAATGTTACTGAGTATACAGGCAAAAAGGCAGTAGCCGTTACTGAGGCAAATGTGGAAATGGATGACTACGGCAATCCTGAAGTTTCCGTTCCCGAGGATGCTTTATGCGGTCTTGCCAAAAACGGTGAGCTCCTTACCGAGATGATATATACCGCCAGCTACGCTCCTTTATACAAGGGCGCAGGCTCTACCCTCATCGCTTTCAGGAACGAGGAGGACAAGTGGGGCTACCTCGATGCCGACGGCAATACCGTTATTGATTTCATCTGCGACGGCGACCCCAACGCATACAACGGCATGATGACCGATGACCCCAACGTTGTTCACCCATACCTTTTCTGTGATGACTATGTGCCCGTTTACAAAGACGGCTATTACAGCTACTACGATTTCTCAGGCGAACAGGTAGTACGTGCAGGTGAGTTCTCTCAGGCACGTCCCATAAACAACGGCAGAGCATGGGTAAAACAGAATGACTTCTGGGGCGTTATACAGGTAGGCGATATCATCGAGGAGGAACGTCCCAAGGATGATTCATCTTCTCAGTTGACTACCACTACCTCAGGTACAGTCTACTGGACTACTACCGAAGCTTCAACCAGTCAGGCAGGATCTACCGACTGGGCTGATATCGTCACCGATGCAAACGGCAACCCCGTGACAAGTGATACCACCTGGAGCGACCCCTCAGTTATAGATACCGGTATCCCCGATAATACCGACCCCGGCATTATTGATACCGATATTTCCGATCAGGGCGGCAACGTCGATCCATACGATCCCAACACCCCCGATCCCGGCATCCAGGATCCAGTAGTAACTCCCGCCCCCGATTATACCGACCCCAACATCGAAGCGCCATATTAA
- a CDS encoding helix-turn-helix domain-containing protein translates to MSSFAENLRTAMAERSLTQAELSKRTGISKSFISQYLSGKFKPREDKLSILAQALGTTKGALLGYESTGSSSNDNDIHKVPVFSADDPSNQWGEEYANTEHGSYRFYICRDDKNRPFVMFGDYLLVSIDEISTAGLYAVVKEGTPDRVYFREFSDPRKDSAELGLRIIGRVCEIRRKMT, encoded by the coding sequence ATGAGTTCATTTGCTGAAAATCTCCGTACCGCCATGGCTGAACGCTCCCTCACTCAGGCTGAGCTCAGCAAGCGTACTGGTATTTCAAAATCATTTATAAGTCAGTATCTTTCGGGTAAATTCAAGCCCCGTGAGGATAAGCTTTCCATACTCGCACAGGCGCTGGGCACTACCAAGGGCGCACTGCTGGGATACGAAAGCACAGGCAGCAGCAGCAATGATAACGATATCCATAAGGTGCCCGTTTTCAGTGCCGATGACCCCTCCAATCAGTGGGGCGAGGAATATGCCAATACCGAACACGGCAGCTACCGTTTCTATATATGCCGCGATGATAAGAACCGTCCGTTCGTAATGTTCGGTGATTATCTGCTTGTAAGTATAGATGAGATAAGCACAGCAGGACTCTATGCCGTTGTTAAAGAGGGTACTCCCGACAGGGTGTATTTCCGTGAGTTCTCCGACCCACGCAAGGACTCCGCCGAACTTGGTCTTCGCATCATCGGCAGGGTATGTGAGATACGCAGAAAAATGACCTGA
- a CDS encoding Hpt domain-containing protein — translation MTENDMQELIKCGIDYRDGLEKFMDEEKLYCGLLVNFLTENTFDEAERCMKSGDDEGVMRAVHSMKSVTGTLSMYELYTLCYDTVDALRGGDRESALDSFGRAYELYKRTIECIKRVIVDGGLEYDKIQDDV, via the coding sequence ATGACAGAAAATGATATGCAGGAGCTTATAAAATGTGGTATTGACTATCGTGACGGACTGGAAAAGTTCATGGACGAGGAAAAACTGTATTGCGGTCTGCTGGTGAATTTTCTGACAGAGAACACTTTCGATGAAGCTGAGAGGTGCATGAAGAGCGGTGACGATGAGGGTGTCATGCGTGCTGTGCATTCTATGAAATCTGTAACGGGCACGCTTTCGATGTATGAACTTTATACACTCTGCTATGATACGGTGGATGCCCTGCGCGGCGGCGACAGGGAGAGTGCGCTTGACAGTTTCGGCAGGGCTTATGAACTCTACAAGCGGACGATAGAGTGTATAAAACGTGTAATAGTTGACGGCGGTCTGGAGTATGATAAGATACAGGATGATGTGTGA